Proteins found in one Microbacterium sp. LWS13-1.2 genomic segment:
- a CDS encoding TIM barrel protein, whose protein sequence is MTITSLSSYSLRERLGPIAATFRGDDGTERVFRQEFPRSMSMGEFPLQVAERCGATAVEAVAFQFDGIADPAIDLFAVHARSVGLDLVNAAVDDGDLLDADPGRRATDVDVMKRWIGRFAGVGFRHVRVNAGSPFSERRTARPPGYLVDALGDLGAYAASHGVRLLVENHGGSSSDPAWVAELLSTVGADNLGLLLDTGNFDAILTPMLAASLHPDENHGLSLDALDLSSVYDGIAALAPHAELVHMKAHWATDSGASGPIDMDFVVAILSSHGYSGPLTLEYEGVGGDPWAKVSAIIDRLGVGAR, encoded by the coding sequence ATGACGATCACGTCGCTTTCTTCGTACAGCCTCCGTGAACGACTCGGACCTATCGCCGCCACGTTCAGGGGTGACGACGGGACCGAGCGTGTCTTCCGTCAGGAGTTCCCGCGATCAATGAGCATGGGCGAGTTCCCTCTGCAGGTCGCGGAGCGTTGCGGCGCGACGGCGGTCGAAGCCGTCGCGTTTCAGTTCGACGGAATCGCGGACCCCGCCATTGACCTGTTCGCGGTCCACGCGCGCAGCGTCGGACTCGACCTCGTGAACGCGGCCGTCGACGACGGGGACCTGCTCGATGCAGACCCCGGCCGGCGTGCGACGGACGTCGATGTGATGAAGCGGTGGATCGGACGATTCGCCGGCGTCGGATTCCGCCACGTCCGCGTCAATGCAGGGTCGCCGTTTAGTGAGCGCAGAACCGCTCGTCCGCCGGGCTATCTCGTCGACGCTCTCGGCGATCTGGGCGCGTACGCCGCATCACACGGAGTCCGGCTGCTCGTCGAAAATCATGGAGGCTCATCGAGCGATCCGGCCTGGGTCGCCGAACTCCTGAGCACCGTCGGGGCGGACAACCTCGGTCTGCTCCTGGACACCGGCAACTTCGACGCGATCCTGACGCCGATGCTCGCCGCCTCCCTCCATCCAGACGAGAACCACGGCCTCTCGCTCGATGCACTGGATCTCAGCTCGGTGTACGACGGGATCGCTGCTCTCGCTCCACATGCGGAGTTGGTCCACATGAAGGCGCACTGGGCGACAGACTCAGGCGCCAGCGGACCTATCGACATGGACTTCGTCGTCGCAATCCTGTCCAGCCACGGGTATTCCGGGCCCCTCACACTCGAGTATGAGGGCGTCGGCGGCGATCCGTGGGCGAAAGTCAGCGCGATCATTGACCGGCTTGGTGTGGGGGCGCGGTAG
- a CDS encoding MFS transporter, with the protein MSVPASAVAAGTIDAASTPVGRLLPAMFISNVSAFIGLLTPLQVLMTLQLTRIAGPSAAAAFGIITGFGALAALVASPLGGRISDRTAARFGRRRTWILTGAIGGAIAVFAMTGATEVWQMALLWCAIQALFNFQLAATSALMADQVPQRRRGTASGLLGLSAAVGPLVGVAAVSAVSDPFLQWVVTAVAAAFLAVVAVLLLRDKQHTPVAGGSRFSLLELAKSFWVNPWRHPAFGWAWLVRFLVFCAVASSTYNAFFLMDRFGITAEAVPPTVLVVTLINVAALALTSVVAGPLSDRLQRQKPFAAGAGIAAAAALTLMAIASEMWLVYAAAALLGVAIGLVGSVDLALCVRVLPNRESAGKDLGVINMAGLLPQSIVPFVAPAFIALGGYSALYIALGITALLGALAVARIPEVGRENELRFAQITRGIPVDA; encoded by the coding sequence ATGTCTGTCCCAGCTTCCGCCGTCGCGGCCGGCACAATTGATGCGGCGAGCACGCCCGTCGGCCGTCTTCTCCCGGCCATGTTCATCTCCAACGTCAGTGCCTTCATCGGCTTGCTGACTCCTCTTCAGGTGCTGATGACCTTGCAGTTGACGCGGATCGCGGGCCCAAGCGCAGCCGCAGCGTTCGGCATCATCACGGGGTTTGGTGCGCTCGCTGCACTCGTCGCCAGTCCTCTCGGCGGCCGGATCAGCGACCGGACAGCCGCCCGATTCGGGCGGCGCCGCACGTGGATCCTCACCGGCGCGATCGGAGGAGCGATCGCCGTCTTCGCGATGACCGGTGCCACCGAGGTTTGGCAAATGGCTCTGCTGTGGTGCGCGATTCAGGCGCTGTTCAACTTCCAGCTGGCGGCTACCAGTGCGCTCATGGCAGACCAGGTCCCCCAGCGACGGCGAGGTACGGCATCTGGGCTTCTTGGTCTATCCGCCGCGGTGGGACCTCTCGTGGGAGTGGCGGCGGTGAGCGCGGTCAGTGATCCTTTCCTGCAGTGGGTCGTCACCGCCGTGGCTGCGGCGTTCCTCGCGGTCGTCGCAGTTCTCCTGCTGCGGGACAAGCAGCACACCCCGGTCGCAGGCGGCTCCCGATTCAGCCTGCTCGAACTCGCCAAATCATTCTGGGTGAACCCGTGGCGACACCCCGCATTCGGGTGGGCTTGGCTGGTGAGGTTCCTGGTGTTCTGCGCCGTCGCGAGCTCGACCTACAACGCGTTCTTCCTAATGGACCGGTTCGGCATCACCGCAGAAGCGGTCCCGCCGACGGTGCTCGTCGTGACGCTCATCAATGTCGCAGCCCTCGCGCTGACCAGCGTCGTCGCGGGCCCGCTGTCCGACCGCCTGCAGCGCCAGAAGCCCTTCGCCGCCGGCGCGGGGATCGCGGCCGCGGCCGCTCTGACACTCATGGCCATCGCGAGCGAGATGTGGTTGGTGTACGCCGCGGCCGCGTTGCTCGGCGTGGCGATCGGTCTGGTGGGCTCCGTCGATCTGGCTCTCTGCGTGCGCGTCTTGCCGAACCGTGAGAGTGCCGGAAAGGACCTCGGCGTCATCAACATGGCCGGCTTGCTTCCGCAGTCGATCGTGCCGTTCGTCGCACCCGCGTTCATCGCCCTGGGCGGGTATTCGGCGCTCTATATCGCGCTAGGCATCACAGCGCTCCTCGGCGCTCTCGCGGTCGCGCGGATCCCAGAAGTGGGGCGTGAGAACGAGTTGCGATTCGCGCAGATCACCCGCGGCATCCCCGTAGACGCGTGA
- a CDS encoding helix-turn-helix domain-containing protein — MNLRQRKAAQTRRRMLDVAIALFERDGYEATKMESIAEQAEVGTTTLYRYFPSKELLLLDQFADVLDCASRLRARPDAEPLDVSLGEVLLDIAQAVDDPGRNIASLRSLIDSSPGPRAKLWDYFLQAREQLTVAIAEREGLPASDLGVRVTAAMTLELLQIIDVTSAQTNPSPPHLQVTTAVLGQLPHAAIRFPVIHAVP, encoded by the coding sequence ATGAATCTCAGGCAGAGAAAGGCGGCGCAAACGCGTCGTCGGATGCTGGATGTCGCGATCGCGTTGTTCGAGCGGGATGGCTACGAGGCGACCAAGATGGAGAGCATCGCGGAGCAGGCCGAGGTCGGCACGACGACGTTGTACCGCTACTTCCCGAGCAAGGAACTGTTGCTCCTGGACCAATTCGCGGACGTTCTCGACTGCGCGAGCCGGCTTCGGGCGAGGCCTGACGCGGAGCCACTCGATGTTTCCCTCGGCGAAGTGCTGCTCGATATCGCTCAGGCGGTCGACGATCCCGGTCGCAACATCGCATCGCTGAGATCTCTGATTGACAGCTCTCCCGGGCCGCGTGCGAAGCTGTGGGACTACTTCCTGCAGGCCCGCGAGCAGCTCACGGTTGCGATCGCGGAGCGTGAAGGCTTGCCGGCTTCCGATCTCGGAGTTCGGGTGACGGCCGCCATGACGCTGGAGCTTCTCCAGATCATCGACGTGACGAGCGCGCAGACCAACCCGTCACCGCCGCACCTCCAAGTGACGACAGCCGTCCTCGGCCAGCTCCCTCATGCTGCGATCCGCTTCCCTGTCATCCACGCTGTCCCCTAG
- a CDS encoding glycoside hydrolase family 2 protein, producing the protein MSAQSTTYRVPISDFELADSNRGLAPDAVANGEVKWTPAIVPGGVHESLLAAGLIEHPYFDQNEASVRWMEDRDWWYRTTFATPDDLRPGDAVSLLFHGLDTVVDIWLNGALLGHHENMFRAAEYRIDGQLEASNTLVLRFSPPLAGLTTSQPAVAQLRRVAGALMPDLPEDLDVTALGPSRELTIASQRRKAMFSWGWDFGPRVPSIGIWRGVEVVVTRRARIVGHHVRTDAIDPADATAEVTVAVEVDITRPGHALTAQIELTSPTGQKNRLTVPVSGGEAVGRLTISDVDLWWTHDLGQPSLYDVRIQIFDGDELCDALSDRVGIRTIALNRSAGPDGQRLFQFVLNEVPVFARGANWLPASTMVGSIPADRYRELVGLARAGGMNMLRVWGGGIYESDAFYAEADVNGVLIWQDFMFACADYESENPELQREVESEAHHQVRRLRNRACIALWCGNNEVQLLHGFAYQQYEPGNWGWQIFHRILPDAVSRWDPTATYWPGSPWGEDTPEGFMAVNGVLDGDRHAWEVWHGFDAGAGGGVDYASVGEARHFRRYARDRGRFISEFGIHSSPALSTLARWIPASELSVHSSSFDAHNKDHPKDKGDALLEIVTGLPQTIEQYVDFTMVSQAEGMKFGIEHYRRRQPNCSGTLVWQFNDVWPGITWSLIDYDTVPKAAYYASARAYAPVIASFVHQDGVLSLWVSNSGLNAVVTVATVSVGGFDGSVMLEEQLPLTIEAATSRAVWSVPLRANPELYAWVSSDNDAFPANRLFFGDVKDLPLPASDLRSTVTITGDTTAEVAVESSAFTYLTRVTSPHPGARFSENYFDLPPHTVRTIRVSGLPHGFEPQDLVVGSYVGSVR; encoded by the coding sequence ATGAGCGCGCAATCGACCACCTATCGAGTTCCGATCAGCGATTTCGAGCTGGCGGACAGCAATCGCGGCCTCGCGCCGGACGCTGTCGCCAATGGCGAGGTGAAGTGGACCCCCGCGATCGTTCCAGGCGGCGTGCACGAGTCGCTTCTGGCCGCAGGCCTGATCGAGCACCCCTACTTCGATCAGAACGAGGCATCCGTTCGGTGGATGGAGGACCGGGACTGGTGGTACCGGACCACGTTCGCCACCCCCGACGACCTCCGGCCGGGCGACGCCGTCAGCCTCCTGTTCCACGGGTTGGACACGGTCGTCGACATCTGGCTCAACGGCGCCCTGCTCGGCCATCACGAGAACATGTTCCGGGCCGCGGAGTATCGGATCGACGGGCAGCTCGAGGCATCCAACACCCTCGTGCTGCGATTCTCCCCGCCCCTCGCGGGTCTGACTACCTCGCAGCCCGCGGTCGCGCAGCTTCGCCGAGTCGCCGGCGCGCTGATGCCCGATCTTCCCGAGGACCTGGACGTCACCGCGCTGGGTCCGTCACGGGAATTGACCATCGCTTCGCAGCGACGGAAGGCCATGTTCTCGTGGGGCTGGGACTTCGGTCCTCGCGTGCCCTCGATCGGCATCTGGCGCGGAGTGGAGGTCGTCGTGACCCGCCGCGCACGCATCGTCGGCCATCACGTTCGAACGGATGCGATCGACCCGGCTGACGCAACCGCGGAGGTCACGGTCGCGGTGGAAGTGGACATCACACGCCCCGGCCACGCCCTGACCGCGCAGATAGAACTCACCTCCCCTACCGGCCAGAAGAACCGCCTGACCGTCCCGGTCAGCGGCGGGGAGGCCGTCGGGCGGCTCACGATCTCAGACGTCGATCTGTGGTGGACACACGACCTGGGTCAGCCATCGCTGTACGACGTTCGGATCCAAATCTTCGATGGCGACGAACTCTGCGATGCCCTCAGCGACCGGGTGGGCATCAGGACTATCGCGCTGAACCGTTCGGCGGGGCCGGACGGCCAACGCCTCTTCCAGTTCGTCCTCAACGAAGTGCCCGTGTTTGCGCGAGGGGCCAACTGGCTGCCGGCGAGCACGATGGTCGGTTCCATTCCCGCCGATCGTTACCGAGAGCTGGTGGGTCTCGCGCGGGCCGGCGGCATGAACATGCTGCGGGTTTGGGGCGGAGGCATCTACGAGTCCGACGCGTTCTACGCCGAGGCCGACGTTAACGGTGTGCTCATCTGGCAAGACTTCATGTTCGCGTGCGCGGACTATGAGAGCGAAAACCCCGAGCTGCAGCGTGAAGTGGAGTCGGAGGCTCACCATCAGGTACGCCGGCTGCGCAACCGCGCCTGCATCGCGCTGTGGTGCGGCAACAACGAGGTGCAACTGCTGCATGGCTTCGCGTATCAGCAGTACGAACCCGGAAACTGGGGCTGGCAGATCTTTCACCGCATCCTTCCCGACGCGGTCAGCCGCTGGGACCCCACCGCGACGTACTGGCCGGGGAGCCCCTGGGGCGAGGACACCCCGGAAGGGTTCATGGCGGTCAATGGTGTGCTCGATGGTGACCGGCACGCCTGGGAGGTGTGGCATGGTTTCGACGCCGGCGCCGGCGGGGGTGTTGACTACGCGAGCGTGGGCGAGGCTCGTCACTTCCGCCGATACGCCCGCGACCGCGGCCGGTTCATCAGCGAATTCGGCATTCACTCGTCGCCCGCTCTCTCCACGCTCGCGAGATGGATCCCGGCGTCGGAGTTGTCGGTTCACAGCTCCTCGTTCGATGCTCACAATAAAGACCACCCGAAGGACAAGGGCGACGCTCTGCTCGAGATCGTGACGGGGCTTCCGCAGACGATCGAGCAGTACGTGGACTTCACAATGGTCTCTCAAGCAGAGGGCATGAAGTTCGGCATCGAGCACTACCGGCGTCGGCAGCCGAACTGCAGCGGCACGCTGGTGTGGCAGTTCAACGACGTGTGGCCGGGGATCACCTGGTCGCTGATCGACTACGACACGGTGCCGAAGGCTGCCTACTACGCGAGTGCCCGAGCCTACGCACCCGTCATCGCGAGCTTCGTGCATCAGGACGGCGTGCTCAGCTTGTGGGTGTCCAACTCGGGGCTCAACGCCGTCGTCACCGTCGCAACCGTGTCCGTCGGTGGATTCGACGGGTCGGTGATGCTCGAGGAACAACTCCCGTTGACCATCGAGGCGGCCACTTCCCGCGCGGTGTGGTCCGTCCCGCTGCGCGCGAACCCGGAGCTGTACGCCTGGGTGAGCAGCGACAACGACGCATTCCCGGCCAATCGCCTGTTCTTCGGTGACGTCAAAGACCTCCCGCTTCCCGCGAGCGACCTGCGCTCGACGGTGACGATCACAGGCGACACGACCGCGGAGGTGGCTGTCGAGTCCAGCGCGTTCACCTACCTGACACGCGTCACCTCCCCACACCCAGGCGCGCGCTTCAGCGAGAACTACTTCGACCTCCCACCTCACACCGTTCGAACCATCCGGGTGTCCGGCCTTCCCCACGGGTTCGAACCACAAGATCTCGTGGTCGGCAGCTATGTGGGGAGCGTGCGCTGA
- a CDS encoding serine hydrolase domain-containing protein, which yields MVTMAGSAHGEVSEGYEGVAEAFFSALASSPRGGAALCIMVDGVTVVDLWGGDTGRGPWTRDTPTVLFSCSKGLLAVLVARLVESDRIDLDAPVVDYWPEFAQGGKREVTVRMVMSHAAGLSHLTTPVSKSDMVEWDPVVAALAAQVPLWQPGEGWSYHAITFGWIVGEVVRRVTGLTVGQAFADIVATPTHADVWFGVPRTILGSVARVEPMDRFTINLIKRLPGGRNVMRALTLDGALPDSLVGDGTGFNDPDLQVAEIPGAGGIGSAVGVAAVWSSLVTGTEDVRPLSAAVRADMTRPRTSGKPRLGSPVLPTPRWGTGFQVDAPGRPLLSPTSFGHDGAGGQLAFADTERRMGFAFLTSQMGGVTDRRSHRILNALRQATSRRRG from the coding sequence ATGGTCACGATGGCGGGCTCCGCACACGGAGAAGTGTCCGAGGGCTACGAAGGCGTCGCGGAGGCGTTCTTCAGCGCGCTCGCATCGTCGCCGCGCGGTGGGGCAGCCCTGTGCATCATGGTCGACGGGGTCACGGTTGTCGACCTCTGGGGCGGTGACACGGGACGCGGGCCGTGGACCCGTGACACGCCGACCGTGTTGTTCTCGTGCAGTAAAGGATTGCTGGCGGTCCTCGTGGCCCGTCTGGTCGAGTCTGACCGCATCGACCTTGACGCTCCCGTCGTGGACTACTGGCCAGAGTTCGCGCAAGGGGGGAAACGCGAAGTCACAGTGCGAATGGTGATGTCCCATGCGGCGGGCCTCAGTCATCTGACGACGCCGGTCAGCAAGAGCGACATGGTGGAGTGGGACCCCGTCGTCGCCGCCCTCGCGGCGCAGGTGCCGTTGTGGCAACCGGGTGAGGGCTGGTCGTATCACGCCATCACCTTCGGATGGATCGTCGGTGAAGTCGTACGGCGCGTCACCGGCCTCACCGTGGGCCAGGCCTTCGCCGACATCGTCGCCACGCCCACGCACGCTGACGTGTGGTTCGGCGTACCCCGCACCATCCTGGGAAGCGTCGCACGCGTCGAACCCATGGATCGCTTCACCATCAACCTCATTAAGAGACTTCCCGGAGGCCGCAACGTGATGCGCGCGCTGACGCTCGACGGCGCGCTGCCGGACAGCCTCGTCGGAGACGGCACCGGCTTCAACGATCCCGACCTGCAGGTCGCCGAGATCCCCGGGGCCGGCGGGATCGGCAGCGCAGTCGGGGTCGCCGCTGTCTGGTCCTCGCTGGTGACAGGAACCGAAGACGTCCGCCCATTGAGTGCAGCGGTGCGGGCAGACATGACGCGGCCGCGCACCTCGGGAAAGCCGCGGTTGGGAAGTCCGGTCCTGCCAACTCCGCGCTGGGGAACGGGATTCCAGGTGGATGCTCCGGGCCGCCCGCTTCTGAGCCCCACGTCCTTCGGTCACGACGGCGCGGGTGGGCAGCTCGCGTTCGCCGACACCGAGCGCAGGATGGGATTCGCGTTCCTGACAAGCCAGATGGGTGGGGTAACCGACCGTCGCTCGCACCGCATCCTCAACGCCCTGCGCCAAGCGACCTCGAGGCGGCGAGGATGA
- a CDS encoding BadF/BadG/BcrA/BcrD ATPase family protein — protein sequence MTTTDDGDYALAIDAGQTGIRVRVRRAGALSAEHVMPGVRTHEPLLPQLAAVVKALTDTPGARVEVISAGVSGLTADDSDAAALTALLGDLHVDRVFLAHDSVTSYLGALGTDRGAVVAAGTGVVTLAVGDRHVARVDGWGNIMGDAGSGYWIGRQGLEAAMRAHDGRGERTQLLHRLRDRWADPETAYIRLQSDPLRVSAVASFAKDVTELASTDAVAARICKRAARELAASVVASLARVEGESASSVSTVGGIFRSQLILGQFEHRLTKSLPTVRFVSPQGDGLDGAERFQTLPPLHPLWASSSISQHGAL from the coding sequence ATGACGACGACCGACGACGGCGATTACGCGCTGGCGATCGATGCTGGCCAGACCGGCATAAGGGTGCGGGTGCGTCGAGCTGGCGCGCTGAGTGCGGAACACGTCATGCCCGGCGTGCGCACCCACGAACCGCTGCTGCCCCAACTGGCTGCGGTCGTGAAGGCATTGACAGACACCCCCGGCGCACGTGTCGAGGTCATCTCGGCGGGCGTCTCCGGACTGACTGCCGATGACTCGGACGCCGCAGCGCTGACGGCTCTGCTCGGAGATCTGCACGTGGATCGAGTGTTCCTGGCTCACGACTCCGTCACGTCGTATCTCGGTGCACTGGGCACCGACCGAGGAGCCGTCGTCGCGGCCGGCACAGGGGTGGTCACCCTTGCGGTCGGGGACAGGCATGTCGCGCGTGTGGACGGCTGGGGAAACATCATGGGAGACGCCGGCAGCGGCTACTGGATCGGACGCCAGGGGCTCGAGGCGGCGATGCGCGCCCACGACGGTCGCGGCGAACGGACCCAACTGCTGCACAGGCTACGTGACCGTTGGGCAGATCCGGAGACGGCGTACATTCGCTTGCAGTCCGATCCGCTCCGGGTCTCCGCAGTCGCATCGTTCGCGAAGGACGTGACGGAACTGGCATCCACTGACGCAGTGGCGGCTCGAATCTGTAAACGTGCGGCTCGGGAGCTCGCGGCGTCGGTCGTGGCCAGTCTCGCCCGCGTAGAGGGCGAGAGTGCGTCGTCGGTCAGCACGGTAGGCGGCATCTTCAGGTCGCAACTCATCCTCGGTCAGTTCGAACATCGCCTCACGAAGTCCCTGCCAACAGTTCGGTTCGTCTCGCCGCAGGGAGACGGGCTTGACGGTGCCGAAAGATTCCAGACTCTTCCACCGCTGCATCCGCTTTGGGCCTCTTCGTCGATCAGTCAGCACGGCGCACTGTGA
- a CDS encoding sugar kinase — protein MAMFAARDDGPPSRGDEYKLSMGGAESNVAIGLARLGVRSSWVGRVGDDALGRLIERELRAEKVTAHVTIDDASTGLMLKHRRTAHTQQVDYHRTDSAGSHIRPADLEGRLTGASVVHMTGITPALSASGADAVRLAVRSPAQFVSYDLNHRTSLWSATAARAFHQEILADVDVVFAGLDEARLVLDKDCSAEDAGRGLQELGPRIAVVKLGSRGALASTGEGIIERAAKSIVAVDTVGAGDAFVAGWLAGHVEGRDLAGCLDLGNAAGAFACMSYGDWEGYGTREELRMLDHDDPVTR, from the coding sequence ATGGCGATGTTCGCCGCACGCGATGACGGTCCGCCCAGCCGAGGCGACGAATACAAGCTCAGCATGGGCGGGGCCGAATCGAATGTCGCGATCGGACTCGCCCGGCTCGGGGTTCGATCGTCCTGGGTCGGAAGGGTCGGAGACGACGCGCTCGGTCGCCTGATCGAGCGGGAGCTCCGCGCCGAGAAGGTCACCGCCCACGTGACCATCGACGATGCGTCCACCGGGCTCATGCTCAAGCATCGCCGTACGGCCCACACGCAGCAGGTGGACTACCACCGCACCGACTCGGCCGGGTCGCATATTCGCCCTGCCGATTTGGAAGGGCGGCTGACCGGCGCGAGCGTCGTCCACATGACGGGGATCACCCCGGCTCTGTCGGCGTCTGGAGCGGACGCCGTGCGCCTGGCCGTCCGAAGCCCCGCGCAGTTCGTCTCCTACGACCTGAACCATCGGACGTCACTGTGGTCGGCGACGGCCGCGCGCGCGTTTCACCAGGAGATCCTCGCCGATGTCGACGTAGTATTCGCCGGGCTGGACGAAGCGCGGCTCGTCCTCGACAAGGATTGCTCCGCCGAGGACGCTGGGCGAGGACTGCAGGAACTAGGGCCGCGCATCGCGGTCGTCAAGCTTGGATCCCGTGGCGCCCTAGCCTCCACGGGCGAGGGCATTATCGAACGCGCTGCAAAGTCGATCGTCGCGGTGGACACTGTGGGCGCGGGCGACGCGTTCGTCGCCGGATGGCTGGCCGGACACGTGGAAGGCAGAGACCTCGCAGGATGCCTGGACCTCGGTAACGCCGCCGGAGCATTCGCCTGTATGTCGTATGGCGACTGGGAGGGGTACGGAACGCGCGAAGAACTGCGGATGCTGGACCACGACGACCCCGTCACCCGCTGA
- a CDS encoding bifunctional 4-hydroxy-2-oxoglutarate aldolase/2-dehydro-3-deoxy-phosphogluconate aldolase, whose protein sequence is MPLPESTRRQGVIAVVRTRDVSQLSPLLEALCEAGLATIELTMTTPGVLNELAALIRRFDEACIGVGTLHAADDAERALDAGARFLVTPSAAPAVAEIARPRGGALLAGALTPTEIVRAWNDGASCVKVFPAQTVGPNYVRHIHGPYPDIPLVPSGGVGLEDIVPWITAGADAVSIGGPLIGGATEGDLTGLSARVRRALDLVVAARSS, encoded by the coding sequence GTGCCCCTTCCCGAATCCACCCGGCGCCAAGGCGTCATCGCCGTCGTCCGGACGCGCGACGTATCGCAACTCTCGCCGCTCCTTGAGGCCCTATGCGAGGCCGGTCTGGCGACAATCGAGTTAACCATGACGACTCCCGGGGTGCTCAATGAGCTAGCGGCGCTCATCCGTCGGTTCGACGAAGCCTGCATCGGCGTCGGCACCCTCCACGCCGCGGACGATGCCGAGCGCGCGCTCGACGCGGGAGCCCGATTCCTCGTCACGCCGTCCGCCGCCCCCGCGGTGGCAGAGATCGCTCGCCCGCGGGGCGGCGCGCTCCTTGCCGGAGCGCTCACGCCGACCGAGATAGTCCGCGCGTGGAACGACGGCGCCAGCTGTGTGAAGGTGTTCCCTGCCCAGACGGTCGGCCCGAACTACGTCCGGCACATCCACGGTCCGTATCCCGACATCCCGCTAGTTCCATCTGGAGGGGTCGGACTCGAGGACATCGTTCCGTGGATCACCGCCGGGGCGGACGCCGTGAGCATCGGCGGCCCCTTGATCGGTGGAGCTACAGAGGGTGACCTGACGGGCCTCTCGGCGAGAGTCCGCCGTGCGCTTGATCTGGTCGTGGCGGCGAGGTCATCGTGA
- a CDS encoding mandelate racemase/muconate lactonizing enzyme family protein → MLRITYRPLSRCQVAAEECSTTTQARVEAARAVPNRLSKKRTVLSMRIMSLSTDYFRLPLPPSEDGGHGAIDTEELVFVNVHTDLADGFGYAYTIGKGGRAIRSLIDHEIADAVIGLDFASPEDAWRHVWRRMLYIGRGGLTSFAIAALDMALWDAYAKADGVPLYRAIGAQSKELPTYGSGVDLQKSTEDLLEQIDGYKARGLRGVKMKVGRPTLSEDIERVAAVRDHLGTAVDLMVDANMAWDRDEALEAARQLEPFELRWLEEPLTPEDIEGHAHLRRETSTPLSVGESFHSPAEFHAYARAGGSDVFQVDPVTNGGVTVAIEALRAANAAGIDASSHYADELNAHILCLAERPVFLEKHAFALDAYLEDPQEIVDGFVRPSERPGHGIAFLAEAVEPFRAD, encoded by the coding sequence ATGCTACGAATTACATACCGACCTCTGTCGCGATGTCAAGTTGCGGCTGAGGAATGTTCGACAACGACTCAGGCTCGCGTCGAGGCGGCCCGAGCCGTGCCGAACAGGCTTTCGAAGAAAAGGACCGTGCTTTCCATGCGCATCATGTCGCTCTCCACCGACTACTTCCGTCTCCCCCTTCCCCCCTCGGAGGACGGTGGGCACGGCGCGATCGACACCGAGGAGTTGGTGTTCGTGAACGTGCACACGGACCTGGCAGACGGATTCGGCTACGCGTACACGATCGGCAAAGGCGGGCGTGCGATCCGATCCCTCATCGATCACGAGATCGCAGATGCGGTGATCGGGCTCGATTTCGCTTCACCGGAGGACGCGTGGCGTCACGTCTGGCGCCGCATGCTCTACATCGGCCGGGGTGGACTCACGTCGTTCGCGATCGCGGCGCTGGACATGGCGCTATGGGATGCATACGCGAAGGCGGACGGTGTTCCGCTGTATCGCGCTATTGGGGCGCAGTCGAAGGAGCTCCCGACCTACGGCTCGGGGGTGGATCTGCAGAAGTCGACCGAGGACCTGCTCGAGCAGATCGACGGCTACAAGGCACGGGGCCTGCGTGGCGTGAAGATGAAGGTCGGCCGCCCCACTCTGAGTGAGGACATCGAGCGCGTGGCGGCCGTGCGCGACCACCTCGGGACCGCGGTCGATCTGATGGTCGACGCGAACATGGCGTGGGACCGCGACGAGGCTCTCGAAGCGGCACGGCAGCTCGAGCCATTTGAGCTTCGCTGGCTCGAGGAGCCGCTCACCCCGGAGGACATCGAGGGCCACGCCCACCTGCGCCGCGAGACGAGCACCCCGCTGTCGGTAGGAGAGAGCTTCCACTCGCCCGCGGAATTCCACGCGTACGCGAGAGCCGGCGGCAGCGACGTCTTCCAGGTGGACCCGGTCACCAATGGCGGTGTGACCGTGGCAATCGAAGCGCTGCGAGCCGCGAATGCGGCCGGTATCGATGCGAGCAGCCACTACGCGGACGAATTGAACGCACACATCCTGTGCCTCGCGGAGCGCCCAGTCTTCCTCGAGAAGCACGCGTTCGCGCTCGACGCTTATCTGGAGGATCCTCAGGAGATCGTCGACGGCTTCGTGCGCCCCTCGGAACGACCCGGGCACGGGATCGCGTTCCTCGCGGAAGCCGTCGAGCCGTTCCGGGCTGACTGA